The Congregibacter litoralis KT71 genome contains a region encoding:
- a CDS encoding YebC/PmpR family DNA-binding transcriptional regulator: MGRAYQNRKESMAKTSDQKARVYSKYAREIYVSAKDGGIDPAGNLSLRSIIDRAKKDQVPSHVIEKAIDKAKGTGGEDFTLARYEGFGPNGSMVIVDCLTDNPNRTFGDVRQCFNKAKCKLGNSGSVSHLFDHNAIFVFSHSDEEAVLEALMMADVDVSDIESDDGKVTVFTPHTEYFKARQAIIDEFGETEFELDEIQFIPQLTTPLNEEDQAVLDNLIDMLDYLEDVQKIYHSAT; this comes from the coding sequence ATGGGTAGAGCTTACCAAAACCGCAAAGAGTCCATGGCCAAAACCTCGGACCAAAAAGCCCGGGTGTACAGCAAGTACGCTCGCGAAATCTACGTATCAGCAAAAGATGGCGGCATCGACCCGGCCGGCAACCTGTCCCTGCGCAGCATTATTGATCGAGCCAAAAAAGATCAGGTGCCCTCTCATGTCATCGAAAAGGCCATCGACAAGGCCAAGGGCACCGGTGGCGAGGATTTCACCCTGGCACGCTACGAGGGTTTTGGCCCCAACGGCTCCATGGTCATCGTCGACTGCCTGACCGACAACCCCAATCGTACCTTCGGCGATGTACGGCAGTGTTTTAACAAGGCCAAGTGCAAACTGGGCAATAGCGGTAGCGTCAGCCACCTTTTTGATCACAACGCCATTTTTGTCTTTTCTCATAGCGATGAGGAGGCGGTGCTTGAAGCGCTGATGATGGCTGACGTGGATGTCAGCGATATAGAAAGCGACGACGGAAAAGTTACCGTTTTCACCCCGCACACCGAGTACTTTAAAGCCAGGCAGGCCATCATCGATGAATTTGGCGAAACCGAGTTCGAGCTTGATGAGATACAGTTCATACCGCAACTCACCACGCCGCTTAACGAGGAGGATCAGGCCGTCCTGGACAATCTCATCGATATGCTGGACTACCTGGAGGATGTGCAGAAGATTTACCACAGCGCCACATAA
- a CDS encoding 4a-hydroxytetrahydrobiopterin dehydratase, producing MGNQLLLDAELDQELKSLNSGFTAAWEMNDNGKLEKEFKFEDFNAAWAFMSRVALFAERNDHHPEWFNVYNRVRVELTSHDVGGISRKDIDLATFMNNCANA from the coding sequence ATGGGAAACCAACTGTTGCTCGACGCTGAGCTGGACCAGGAACTGAAGTCCTTGAATTCCGGCTTTACTGCTGCGTGGGAAATGAACGATAACGGGAAACTCGAGAAAGAGTTCAAGTTTGAGGACTTCAACGCCGCATGGGCGTTTATGTCGCGCGTGGCCCTCTTTGCAGAGCGTAACGATCATCACCCGGAGTGGTTCAATGTCTACAACCGCGTCCGAGTAGAACTCACAAGCCACGACGTTGGCGGTATTTCCCGTAAAGACATCGATCTTGCGACGTTTATGAACAATTGCGCAAACGCCTAA
- a CDS encoding MAPEG family protein has protein sequence MNFVHIVAVISVLQFFYFGIMVGRARGKYGVAAPATSGHEMFDRAFRIQMNTLEQLVCFLPALFLSAVYWPDAIIAAIGAVYILGRFLYGAAYAKDPSKRGLGFVLSILPTFGLLGAAGVGALMG, from the coding sequence ATGAACTTCGTACATATCGTGGCCGTGATCTCTGTTCTACAGTTTTTCTATTTCGGCATTATGGTGGGGCGCGCCCGGGGAAAGTATGGGGTCGCCGCGCCGGCAACCTCAGGCCATGAGATGTTTGATCGAGCGTTCCGAATTCAGATGAACACCCTTGAACAACTCGTCTGCTTCTTGCCGGCACTGTTTCTCTCGGCGGTTTATTGGCCCGATGCTATCATCGCGGCGATTGGCGCTGTCTACATCCTGGGGCGCTTTCTCTATGGAGCGGCCTACGCCAAAGACCCGAGCAAGCGTGGCCTGGGCTTTGTTTTGAGCATATTACCGACCTTCGGGCTTTTGGGTGCCGCGGGGGTTGGCGCGTTAATGGGATAG
- a CDS encoding alpha/beta hydrolase produces MALLPCIVKEPELPANASVIWLHGLGADGNDFAPIVPELKLPRELAVRFVFPHAPSIPITINNGYVMPAWYDITALDIERKVDSAQLIDSAEKVRLLIDREVDAGIPSERIVLAGFSQGGAVAYQTALTHMLPLAGLLCLSTYFATKDTITANSANKAIPIKICHGTLDPMVPVAQGKVAQQRLSDMGYTVEYSEFPMEHAVCPEEIAEISAWLQKVLS; encoded by the coding sequence ATGGCGCTCCTACCCTGTATCGTTAAAGAACCCGAGCTTCCGGCGAACGCTTCGGTTATCTGGCTCCATGGCCTTGGCGCCGATGGCAATGACTTTGCCCCCATAGTCCCCGAGCTCAAGCTGCCACGGGAACTCGCCGTACGTTTTGTGTTCCCCCATGCACCGTCAATCCCCATCACGATTAACAACGGTTATGTGATGCCCGCCTGGTATGACATTACGGCCTTGGACATTGAACGAAAGGTGGATTCGGCCCAGCTCATTGATTCGGCGGAAAAAGTTCGCCTGTTAATCGACCGTGAAGTCGACGCCGGCATTCCCAGTGAGCGCATCGTGTTGGCCGGGTTCTCCCAGGGTGGCGCCGTGGCCTATCAAACCGCTTTGACCCATATGCTGCCTCTGGCGGGACTGCTCTGCCTGTCCACCTACTTTGCAACCAAGGACACGATCACGGCAAACAGCGCTAACAAGGCGATTCCCATTAAGATCTGTCACGGCACCCTGGATCCAATGGTCCCCGTGGCGCAGGGCAAGGTAGCGCAGCAGCGTTTGTCCGATATGGGGTACACCGTGGAGTACAGTGAATTCCCCATGGAGCATGCCGTCTGCCCCGAGGAGATTGCGGAGATATCGGCCTGGTTACAAAAGGTGTTGAGTTAA
- a CDS encoding alkyl sulfatase dimerization domain-containing protein — protein sequence MEAELFLPAHGLPICGKERIASVLDDVASALEYLVGETLALMNEGARLSDIIHGIKIPTSLTDKPWLAPTYDEPEFVIRNLWRLYGGWYDGNPANLKPAADSRLSQELSALAGGAQKLASRALELSDSDIRSACHLVEMASLAEPENGAIHAIRAEVYQRRRAGETSLMAKGIYGAAANESKARLESE from the coding sequence GAGCGTATCGCCTCGGTGCTGGATGATGTTGCCAGTGCCCTGGAGTATCTCGTAGGCGAGACCCTTGCGCTGATGAATGAGGGCGCAAGACTCAGCGATATTATTCACGGCATTAAGATACCGACCTCCCTTACGGACAAGCCCTGGCTTGCGCCGACCTATGACGAGCCGGAGTTCGTGATCCGCAACTTGTGGCGATTGTATGGTGGCTGGTATGACGGCAATCCGGCGAATCTCAAACCTGCCGCAGACAGTCGATTATCTCAGGAGCTTTCTGCTCTTGCCGGGGGTGCGCAGAAGCTGGCAAGCCGTGCCCTGGAGCTGAGCGACTCGGATATCCGCAGCGCCTGCCACCTGGTAGAGATGGCCAGTCTCGCGGAGCCGGAGAACGGCGCTATTCATGCGATACGGGCAGAGGTTTACCAACGCCGGAGGGCCGGCGAGACCTCGCTGATGGCCAAGGGAATTTACGGGGCAGCAGCCAATGAGTCCAAGGCTCGCCTGGAGTCGGAGTAG